One window of Camelina sativa cultivar DH55 chromosome 4, Cs, whole genome shotgun sequence genomic DNA carries:
- the LOC104780821 gene encoding histone-lysine N-methyltransferase ATX2-like, with protein MKKKKLKRRRIGNGELMNLGVDSTTLSISDTPTLRGCRIKAVCSGSKQNGSSRRKKSFVKNQETVLTASASAKKWVRLSYDGVDPTAFIGLQCKVFWPLDVVWYPGSIIGYNLDTKHHIVKYGDGDGEELALRREKIKFLISRDQMELLNMKFCYMPSRIYLSCCIHLCCL; from the exons atgaagaagaagaagctgaagaggaggaggattgGTAATGGCGAGCTTATGAATTTGGGAGTGGATTCTACTACTTTAAGCATCTCTGATACCCCGACTTTAAGGGGATGTCGAATCAAAGCTGTGTGTAGCGGAAGCAAACAAAATGGATCTTCCCGGAGGAAGAAGAGTTTTGTCAAGAATCAGGAGACAGTTCTCACAGCTTCTGCTTCAGCTAAGAAATGGGTCAG GTTGAGTTATGATGGTGTGGATCCTACAGCTTTCATTGGGCTACAATGCAAG GTTTTTTGGCCATTAGATGTCGTTTGGTATCCTGGTTCTATCATTGGATATAATTTAGATACAAAGCATCACATT GTTAAatatggagatggagatggcgAGGAATTAGCTCTCCGTCGTGaaaagatcaaatttttaatttctcgtGACCAGATGGAGTTGCTGAACATGAAGTTTTGTTATATGCCTTCGAGAATATACTTAAGCTGTTGCATCCATTTATGCTGTTTGTGA